In one Myotis daubentonii chromosome 1, mMyoDau2.1, whole genome shotgun sequence genomic region, the following are encoded:
- the MSANTD1 gene encoding myb/SANT-like DNA-binding domain-containing protein 1, whose translation MAAAEVPGYLVSPQTEKHRRARNWTDAEMRGLMLVWEEFFEELKQTKRNAKVYEKMACKLLAMTGERRLGEEIKIKITNMTFQYRKLKCMTDSESVPPDWPYYLAIDRILAKAPESCDGKLPDGQQPGPSTSQTEESLSPSAKSTPLYLPYNRCSYEGRFQDDGSDSSSSLLSLKRRSEERPVKKRKAPGGPFRKRKLRLLEAMLEEQRRLSRAVEDTSRALEDTCREVRRVLDQQHLLQVQGLQLQERMMSLLEKLVAKASG comes from the exons ATGGCCGCGGCCGAGGTGCCCGGCTACCTGGTGTCCCCTCAGACGGAGAAGCACCGGCGGGCCCGGAACTGGACCGACGCCGAGATGCGCGGCCTCATGCTCGTCTGGGAGGAGTTCTTCGAGGAGCTGAAGCAGACCAAGCGCAACGCCAAGGTGTACGAGAAGATGGCCTGCAAGCTGCTGGCCATGACGGGCGAGCGCCGGCTGGGCGAGGAGATCAAGATCAAGATCACCAACATGACCTTCCAGTACAG GAAATTAAAATGCATGACAGATAGCGAGTCCGTCCCGCCCGACTGGCCCTATTACCTAGCCATTGATAGGATTCTGGCCAAGGCCCCCGAGTCCTGTGATGGCAAACTGCCGGACGGCCAGCAGCCGGGGCCCTCCACGTCCCAGACCGAGGAGTCCCTGTCGCCGTCGGCTAAGTCCACCCCTCTGTACTTACCGTATAACCGGTGCTCCTACGAAGGCCGCTTCCAGGACGATGGCTCCGACAGCTCCTCCAGCTTACTGTCCCTTAAGCGCAG GTCGGAGGAGCGGCCGGTGAAGAAGCGCAAGGCGCCGGGCGGCCCGTTCCGCAAGCGGAAGCTGCGGCTGCTGGAGGCGATGCTGGAGGAGCAGCGGCGGCTGAGCCGCGCCGTGGAGGACACGAGCCGCGCCCTGGAGGACACGTGCCGCGAGGTGCGCCGCGTGCTGGACCAGCAGCACCTGCTCCAGGTGcagggcctgcagctgcaggagcGCATGATGAGCCTGCTGGAGAAGCTCGTGGCCAAGGCCAGCGGCTAg